The genomic stretch ATATAAGCTCCACATAAAAAGTATCACGCCGATCGAATAATCAAGCCGGCTAAGGTCCCAAAGTGAATTTACTAAATAACTTGAGACACCTTAATGCACGCGAGCTAGCCGGGAAGCCAAAAAGCTTTGGATTAGTTCAACTAAAATCTATCATTTTCATTCAAGGAGATAATAAAGCACCAACCTCTCCCATGCTTTCCCTAGCAATTCCAACCCCACCTGAGATACAATTAACCCAAACAAACGAAACGGGGCGGATGCCATGGCGGAATCACTCATTACTAAAAAAGCGATTGCTGGTGGGCTGATGGAGCTTTGTCAGCATAAGCGGTTTGAAAAGATTAGTATTGCGGATATTACGAATATTTGTGGACTTAATCGGCAAACTTTTTACTATCATTTTACAGATAAATACGATTTGCTTACTTGGACGTATGAAAATGACTTTTTCCATTGTTTGGCGGATGGGATTACGCTTGAAAATTGGGATAAGCATGTGCTGAAAATGCTGGAATCGATTAAAGAAAATGATGATTTCTATAAAAACACGGTTTCGGCGGATGCGAGTATCCTTTCTTTTTGCTTTTCTAAATTAACGAATTCGCTGTTTATGGATTTATTTGAAAAAATTGATACGAATGGAGCGGTGAACGAGGCAGATCGGGTATTTTATGCGGAATTCTTTTCTTACGGATGCTCGGGTGTACTGATTAAATGGATTACGCGCGGTTTTAAAGAGGCACCGGAAACGATTGCGAACCAGCTATTTCGACTTGCGAAGGATACGGAATTTTTGGCAAACAGCATGTACCGCGAAAACTAGACAATATGGCTAATTTGTCTAAAAACCAGACATAAGCGTTCTTTTGCCCAGATTAAAAGCGAACGAGGCGAGGTATACTATCTGTATCAAGAAATTGGAGGAGATAGTGATGAAAAATAAAAAACGTACGCTAGTCGCTCTAACTGGGGCTGCAATTGGAACAGGTATTGCCGCAAAGAAAATTTCTGAACAAAAGGCCGCTGAAAAAGAACGGGCAGTGGATGAAGCAATTAAGGCGCGCTATTACGGCGACAAACAAGTGTATTTCGTCGGTGGCGGGATTGCTAGTTTGGCGGGGGCTGTTTATTTAATTCGTGATGCCAATTTTGATGGGAAAAATATTCATATTATTGAAGGTATGCATATTTTAGGCGGAAGTAATGACGGAGCCGGAAGCGTGGAACATGGCTTTGTTTGTCGCGGTGGTCGGATGTTAAATGAAGAAACTTATGAAAATTTCTGGGATTTATTTAGTAGTATTCCGTCGCTTGATATGCCGAACTTTAGTGTTACTGAAGAGATTTTGAATTTTGACCATTTACATCCAACCCATGCGCAAGCGAGATTAGTTGATAAAGATCGCAATATCCTCGATGCGCATTCGATGGGATTTAATAATAATGACCGGATGTTGATGACGAAACTGCTCGCTACTCCGGAAGAAAAACTGGATAATTTAACGATACGTGATTGGTTTGACGAACACTTTTTTGAAACGAATTTTTGGTTTATGTGGCAAACCACTTTTGCTTTCCAAAAATGGAGCAGCTTGTTTGAATTTAGACGTTATATGAATCGGATGATGTTAGAATTTAGTCGGATTGATACGCTGGAAGGTGTAACAAGAACCCCTCTAAACCAATACGAAAGCTTGATTTTACCTTTAAAAACATTTTTAGATAAACACCATGTTGATTTTACAATTAATCAAACGGTGGAAGATATTGATTTCAAAGATGCGCCTGGAATTACAGCGACAGCACTTCATTTATCGGATGGATCCACTATCAAACTTGGCCCAGATGATGATGTGATTATGACGAATGCTTGTATGACAGATAGCGCGACTCTTGGTGATATGAATACGCCGGCACCAAAACCTGAAGAAAAACCAATTTCTGGTGAGCTTTGGTACAAAGTCGCTCAAAAGAAACCAAATTTAGGCAATCCAGAGCCATTTTTTGGTCATGAAGAAGAAACAAACTGGCAAAGTTTTACCGTCACTTGTCATGGTGATAAATTATTAAAACGCATTGAACGCTTCACAGGGAACATTCCAGGAAGTGGTGCGCTCATGACTTTCAAAGACTCTAATTGGTTAATGAGTACTGTTGTTGCCGCACAACCTCATTTTAAAGCGCAAGATGCAAACACTACGAT from Listeria monocytogenes ATCC 19117 encodes the following:
- a CDS encoding oleate hydratase is translated as MKNKKRTLVALTGAAIGTGIAAKKISEQKAAEKERAVDEAIKARYYGDKQVYFVGGGIASLAGAVYLIRDANFDGKNIHIIEGMHILGGSNDGAGSVEHGFVCRGGRMLNEETYENFWDLFSSIPSLDMPNFSVTEEILNFDHLHPTHAQARLVDKDRNILDAHSMGFNNNDRMLMTKLLATPEEKLDNLTIRDWFDEHFFETNFWFMWQTTFAFQKWSSLFEFRRYMNRMMLEFSRIDTLEGVTRTPLNQYESLILPLKTFLDKHHVDFTINQTVEDIDFKDAPGITATALHLSDGSTIKLGPDDDVIMTNACMTDSATLGDMNTPAPKPEEKPISGELWYKVAQKKPNLGNPEPFFGHEEETNWQSFTVTCHGDKLLKRIERFTGNIPGSGALMTFKDSNWLMSTVVAAQPHFKAQDANTTIFWGYGLYPDRVGDFVKKPMKECTGEEILYELMCHLNWQDDFEEIKADIINVIPCYMPYIDAQFEPRAMSDRPAVVPEGSTNFAMISQFVEIPKDMVFTEEYSVRAARIAVYTLLDIDKKICPVTPHNRDPKVLAKATQTMFR
- a CDS encoding TetR/AcrR family transcriptional regulator, producing the protein MAESLITKKAIAGGLMELCQHKRFEKISIADITNICGLNRQTFYYHFTDKYDLLTWTYENDFFHCLADGITLENWDKHVLKMLESIKENDDFYKNTVSADASILSFCFSKLTNSLFMDLFEKIDTNGAVNEADRVFYAEFFSYGCSGVLIKWITRGFKEAPETIANQLFRLAKDTEFLANSMYREN